The Littorina saxatilis isolate snail1 linkage group LG13, US_GU_Lsax_2.0, whole genome shotgun sequence genome contains a region encoding:
- the LOC138946058 gene encoding uncharacterized protein, protein MKGGKPVMAKEQQIYVHQAYNAPFDNVQFITAKAANFKPNSFDPSGYPNTQHPMDDSTASSIPETNESDTSGTSPSQSEERRGHVFRVFLGVFGCLTVLAVVGVAVYSKLAKDDIEGTRSRRYASEMSMTVTNQQFSEEFLNQSSPDFADFQTSFCSNMTVIFSKTTALGNYRGCSVVDLRNGSVVVDFTLYFIGTTAPSVVDIFTSLTKGSNSSVEGTITLTTGLEIAEKSVQVLKIVGDVPIDQFVVNVPVPPQPVARPTTTTDVPTTRITSLGENINSTSNTTDPTRDLFNTTDEGSTTTEPSFATDNGTTGSTNDANATQTSGSNSTEDPGRLTEDSSNSTDLSTDLPEDVTNSTTTSVENENSTVSSTTTTADSVNSSDNSTSPDPNEVSNYTTESTSNSTDDATTNSATSYISTTEPGDGFNSTNSSTQTSTDGLDNSQRTPDLESSNSTAENLNTTVHANNFSTPTPISSTTATSSSSSSTSSPPTDTNA, encoded by the exons ATGAAGGGAGGCAAGCCTGtcatggccaaagaacaacaaatcTACGTCCACCAAGCGTATAACGCCCCCTTCGACAACGTACAG TTCATAACAGCCAAAGCAGCGAACTTCAAACCGAACAGCTTTGACCCGAGCGGGTACCCCAACACTCAACATCCCATGGACGACTCCACAGCCTCTTCCATCCCGGAAACCAATGAAAGTGACACTTCCGGTACCTCCCCCAGCCAATCAGAAGAGAGGAGAGGTCACGTGTTCAGGGTGTTTCTGGGAGTGTTCGGCTGCCTGACTGTCCTGGCGGTGGTGGGAGTGGCCGTGTATTCCAAACTGGCTAAAGATG ACATTGAGGGGACTAGATCTAGGCGATACG cgAGTGAGATGTCGATGACGGTGACCAATCAGCAGTTTTCAGAAGAGTTCCTCAACCAGTCATCGCCGGACTTTGCGGACTTTCAAACTTCGTTTTGCTCAAAT ATGACGGTCATCTTTTCCAAAACGACCGCACTTGGCAACTATCGAGGATGTTCGGTGGTTGATCTGAG GAATGGCAGTGTAGTGGTGGATTTCACACTCTACTTCATCGGAACAACCGCCCCTTCCGTAGTCGACATTTTTACGTCACTaaccaagggaagcaactcgtCGGTCGAAGGAACGATCACTCTCACAACTGGCCTGGAGATCGCAGAGAAGAGCGTACAGGTGTTGAAAATTGTGGGAGATGTGCCGATCGACCAGTTTGTTGTGAATGTCCCAG TGCCACCGCAACCAGTCGCCAGACCCACAACAACCACAGACGTCCCCACAACAAGAATCACCAGCCTTGGAGAAAACATCAATTCCACATCAAACACCACTGATCCAACAAGAGATTTATTTAACACAACTGACGAGGGTTCTACTACAACAGAGCCATCATTTGCTACAGATAACGGTACCACGGGTTCAACAAATGATGCAAACGCCACGCAAACCTCTGGCTCAAATTCAACCGAAGATCCGGGCAGACTTACTGAAGATTCGTCGAATTCGACAGATTTGTCCACGGATTTGCCCGAAGATGTCACCAATTCGACCACAACCTCTGTCGAAAATGAGAATTCGACGGTTTCGTCAACTACCACAACTGCGGACAGTGTGAACTCTTCAGACAATTCGACAAGCCCGGACCCCAACGAGGTATCAAACTACACAACAGAATCAACGTCCAACTCAACTGATGACGCTACGACAAATTCTGCAACATCCTACATTTCTACCACTGAACCTGGCGATGGTTTTAATTCGACCAATAGTTCgacacaaacaagcactgaTGGTTTGGATAACTCACAGCGAACACCTGATCTGGAAAGTTCAAATTCGACAGCGGAGAATTTAAATACTACTGTTCATGCAAATAACTTTTCAACTCCGACACCGATTTCTTCAACAACAGCAACCAGCAGTAGCAGCAGTTCGACTTCTTCACCACCAACCGACACAAATGCTTAA